One Terriglobia bacterium genomic region harbors:
- the uvrC gene encoding excinuclease ABC subunit UvrC — MDLLAKIRTIPTQPGVYLYKNAEGEVIYVGKAQSLRARVRSYFAEGVGEANAKTGSLLREAVDVDYIVVANNKEALALENNLIKQKKPRFNILLRDDKTYPYIKLTLAERYPRVYVTRRLRKDGSEYYGPYFPGNLAYRIVDLIHRHFLVPSCKVDLTRYHPRPCLQYYIKRCLGPCVKDLTTPELYSEAVRDVKLLLEGRQTDLSRGLRGRMERAAQDQEYERAARYRDLISTVEQLQEKQRMAAVEGDDQDVFGYHFENHMLAVNVFHLRGGKILDRREFFWEDLPELAIPESIGAQAPSPAADAPSAAEGGHAPQGPSFQPGIFFSALVKQVYIDQQYVPRDIIVPVDFEDRAELEELLTEKRGSKVEILVPQRGEKRSLIDLAAQNAKQSYDQRFRVMKPAAKATQEALQDALGLPELPKRIECFDISHIQGAETVASMVVWEDGKMNKQEYRKFIVKTVEGVDDFASMREVVARRYKRLRDEEKPFPSLVLVDGGLGQLHAAAAALESLEITNQPLASIAKKEEVIYVYGQEDEPVVLDRHSPVLHLVQMVRDESHRFAVTFHRKRRQMRDRASELLDIPGIGERTRQRLLQHFGSVRAVQQASAAALGAVLNKAQAEAVLKHFAKAGERA, encoded by the coding sequence ATGGATCTGCTGGCAAAAATCCGGACCATCCCCACACAGCCCGGGGTGTATCTCTACAAGAACGCTGAGGGCGAGGTCATCTACGTGGGCAAGGCCCAGAGCCTGCGCGCGCGCGTCCGGTCGTACTTTGCTGAAGGCGTGGGCGAAGCCAACGCCAAGACCGGTTCGCTGCTGCGCGAAGCCGTGGACGTGGACTACATCGTCGTTGCCAACAACAAGGAAGCGCTGGCCCTCGAAAACAATCTGATCAAGCAGAAGAAGCCGCGCTTCAACATCCTGCTTCGCGACGACAAGACTTATCCCTACATCAAGCTCACCCTGGCTGAGCGCTATCCGCGCGTGTACGTCACGCGCCGCCTGCGGAAAGACGGCAGCGAATATTACGGGCCGTATTTTCCCGGCAATCTGGCATACCGCATTGTTGATCTCATCCATCGCCATTTTCTGGTGCCATCGTGCAAAGTTGATCTCACGCGCTATCATCCGCGGCCGTGCCTGCAGTACTACATCAAGCGCTGCCTGGGGCCGTGCGTGAAAGACCTGACCACGCCGGAGCTGTACAGCGAAGCGGTGCGCGACGTGAAGCTGTTGCTGGAAGGCCGCCAGACCGATCTTTCGCGCGGGCTGCGCGGGCGCATGGAGCGTGCCGCGCAAGACCAGGAGTATGAACGGGCCGCGCGCTATCGCGATTTGATCTCCACGGTCGAACAGCTTCAGGAAAAGCAGCGCATGGCTGCCGTTGAAGGCGACGATCAGGACGTCTTTGGCTACCATTTTGAAAACCACATGCTGGCCGTGAACGTGTTCCATCTGCGCGGCGGGAAAATTCTCGATCGGCGAGAGTTCTTCTGGGAAGATTTGCCGGAATTGGCGATACCGGAGAGCATTGGAGCGCAGGCGCCCTCGCCTGCGGCAGATGCACCTAGCGCGGCCGAGGGCGGCCACGCTCCACAAGGTCCTTCCTTCCAGCCCGGCATATTCTTCTCCGCGCTGGTCAAGCAGGTTTACATTGACCAGCAATATGTCCCGCGGGACATCATCGTCCCCGTGGACTTTGAAGACCGCGCGGAACTGGAAGAACTGCTCACGGAAAAGCGCGGCAGCAAGGTTGAGATACTGGTCCCGCAGCGTGGCGAAAAACGGTCGCTCATTGATCTGGCCGCGCAAAACGCCAAGCAGTCGTATGACCAGCGTTTCCGCGTGATGAAGCCCGCGGCCAAAGCCACGCAGGAAGCCCTTCAGGACGCGCTCGGCCTGCCCGAGCTTCCCAAGCGCATCGAGTGCTTTGACATCTCGCACATACAGGGCGCGGAGACCGTGGCTTCCATGGTCGTCTGGGAAGACGGCAAGATGAACAAGCAGGAGTACCGCAAGTTCATCGTCAAAACGGTGGAAGGCGTGGACGACTTTGCCTCCATGCGTGAAGTGGTCGCGCGCCGGTACAAGCGCCTGCGTGACGAAGAGAAGCCGTTTCCGTCCTTAGTGCTGGTTGACGGCGGACTGGGCCAGCTTCATGCCGCGGCTGCGGCGCTGGAGTCCTTGGAGATTACCAACCAGCCGCTGGCGTCCATCGCCAAGAAGGAGGAGGTCATCTACGTGTACGGCCAGGAGGACGAACCGGTGGTGCTGGACCGCCACTCGCCCGTGCTGCACCTGGTGCAGATGGTGCGCGACGAGTCGCACCGCTTCGCCGTTACCTTCCATCGCAAGCGCCGCCAGATGCGCGACCGGGCATCAGAACTGCTGGACATCCCCGGCATCGGCGAACGCACCCGCCAGCGCCTGCTGCAACATTTCGGGAGCGTCCGCGCGGTGCAACAGGCCAGCGCGGCTGCGTTGGGAGCAGTGCTCAACAAGGCGCAGGCGGAGGCGGTGTTGAAGCACTTTGCAAAAGCGGGGGAGAGGGCGTGA
- a CDS encoding OmpA family protein — protein sequence MNLKSSLLVLLAGAGLVLSAGCSTKNYVRQQSQPIIDKTNQLDELTAKNNRDVRDVDARSQQGIQGVNAKAAEADVKAVDARNRADQAQTLATQANSRVDSLATQVANLDNYRPVLETSVHFAFNKADLTEKAKSALDQLVAEIPNTKGYLVVVEGDTDSVGGAAYNYKLSERRADAVVQYLSNKSVPAHKIFIVGLGKDHFTADNTTSEGRAQNRRVDVRLMTNSTQESPASAQTTAPNPGR from the coding sequence ATGAATTTGAAATCAAGTCTTTTGGTGCTGTTGGCAGGTGCGGGGCTGGTGTTGAGCGCCGGCTGTTCCACCAAGAATTACGTTCGGCAACAGAGCCAGCCGATTATTGACAAAACCAATCAGCTGGACGAGCTGACGGCCAAGAACAATCGCGACGTCCGCGACGTTGATGCCCGTTCGCAGCAAGGTATCCAGGGCGTGAACGCGAAGGCGGCAGAGGCTGACGTGAAGGCCGTGGATGCCCGCAATCGCGCTGACCAGGCCCAAACTCTGGCGACACAGGCGAATTCCCGCGTGGACTCCCTGGCCACCCAGGTGGCCAACCTGGACAATTACCGTCCGGTGCTGGAAACCAGCGTGCATTTTGCCTTCAACAAAGCTGACCTGACGGAAAAAGCCAAGTCTGCCCTGGACCAACTGGTGGCGGAAATTCCCAACACCAAAGGCTATCTGGTGGTGGTGGAAGGCGACACGGACTCCGTGGGCGGCGCGGCCTATAACTACAAACTGAGCGAGCGTCGCGCTGACGCCGTGGTGCAATACCTTTCCAACAAGAGCGTTCCGGCCCACAAGATCTTTATCGTCGGCCTGGGCAAGGACCATTTTACCGCTGACAACACAACGTCAGAAGGACGCGCGCAGAACCGCCGCGTTGACGTTCGTTTGATGACCAACAGCACGCAAGAATCACCAGCTTCTGCGCAAACTACCGCCCCTAACCCGGGCCGGTAA
- a CDS encoding tetratricopeptide repeat protein encodes MAVIRILTIFIAVIVIGLLEPQPAAAQESQDNQPHIQPREGQAKTKQQPRGTQPPAQPHAQAQPTPPPMDDEEPGESSSKDSQIDLNTRPPSRDRDNAANDPSSQLFDPHRAMKDIEVGNYYLKQKNYRAALDRFHDALQYKPGDAEATYGLAVTQEKLDLPSQAYKNYKKYLEILPNGPQSKDAQEALKRLASRVDPSVANSDQGQDAAKKIEIGESLLASNKYDEAREQFEDAMRLTPENPLIYFRLAQSLRGMQRLGPARNFFQKYLELQSNGPFAADAKKGISDINYILGK; translated from the coding sequence ATGGCCGTCATTCGAATTCTTACCATCTTCATTGCCGTCATCGTGATTGGGCTTTTGGAGCCGCAGCCCGCAGCAGCGCAGGAAAGCCAGGACAACCAGCCGCATATCCAGCCGCGCGAAGGCCAAGCCAAGACCAAGCAGCAGCCCCGCGGAACGCAGCCGCCAGCGCAGCCCCATGCCCAAGCCCAGCCAACACCGCCGCCCATGGACGATGAAGAGCCAGGCGAGAGTTCCAGCAAAGATTCGCAGATTGACCTGAACACCCGTCCGCCATCACGCGACAGAGACAATGCCGCGAACGATCCCAGCTCGCAGCTCTTTGACCCGCATCGCGCGATGAAGGACATTGAAGTCGGCAATTACTATCTGAAGCAGAAGAACTATCGTGCCGCGCTGGACCGCTTTCACGACGCGCTGCAGTACAAGCCCGGCGACGCTGAAGCCACCTACGGCCTGGCCGTGACCCAAGAAAAACTGGACTTGCCTTCACAGGCCTACAAGAACTACAAGAAATATCTGGAGATTCTGCCCAACGGGCCGCAGTCCAAAGACGCGCAGGAAGCCCTCAAGCGGCTGGCGTCTCGCGTGGACCCCTCGGTCGCTAACTCTGACCAGGGCCAGGACGCCGCCAAGAAGATTGAAATCGGAGAGTCGCTGCTGGCGTCGAACAAATACGACGAAGCGCGCGAACAGTTTGAAGACGCTATGCGCCTCACGCCGGAAAATCCCTTGATCTATTTCCGCCTGGCCCAAAGCTTGCGCGGCATGCAGCGTCTGGGGCCGGCCCGCAATTTCTTCCAGAAATATCTTGAGCTGCAGTCCAACGGCCCGTTTGCCGCGGACGCCAAGAAAGGCATCAGCGACATCAATTACATCCTGGGGAAATAG
- a CDS encoding carboxypeptidase-like regulatory domain-containing protein: MNLTFFSRRPAASLSPAINLSQLRVASPCPAKWEEMAGDERVRHCAECNLNVYNLSAMTERQVQQLVSESRTAQRRLCARFYRRSDGTMITQDCPRGLRAAGLRVARVAAAILSALMSVSTASAKTKPQVCSLQSTSPQKQPGIWLQIMDPQGAVIPNAKIEVVDKSGKHKFSGATSASGELSVTTLPSGDYMLTVAATGFRTYTSSVVIREQQVLQVKLKLAIAETRVEIEVSAEAPAVQGTLGIVTVIEKPADWPAAGPRGQAAPIRQ; the protein is encoded by the coding sequence ATGAACCTGACTTTTTTCTCCCGGCGTCCAGCGGCGAGCTTGTCCCCGGCTATCAATCTCAGCCAGCTTCGCGTGGCATCGCCCTGTCCCGCAAAATGGGAAGAGATGGCCGGCGATGAGCGTGTCCGTCATTGCGCTGAGTGCAACCTCAATGTTTACAACTTATCGGCGATGACCGAGCGCCAAGTTCAACAACTAGTGTCAGAGAGCCGGACCGCTCAGCGACGCCTCTGCGCTAGGTTTTATCGCCGCTCTGACGGCACCATGATTACCCAGGATTGTCCTCGCGGTTTGCGTGCGGCTGGTCTGCGCGTGGCGCGCGTGGCAGCAGCAATTTTGTCAGCGCTGATGAGCGTCAGCACTGCCTCCGCCAAAACCAAGCCGCAAGTCTGTTCTCTACAGTCCACCTCACCGCAAAAGCAGCCGGGAATCTGGCTTCAGATCATGGACCCGCAAGGCGCTGTCATTCCTAACGCAAAAATCGAAGTGGTGGACAAGTCCGGCAAGCACAAGTTCAGCGGCGCCACCAGCGCTTCGGGAGAACTGAGTGTTACGACTCTCCCATCTGGGGACTACATGCTCACCGTTGCTGCGACCGGATTCCGGACATACACCAGTTCCGTGGTCATCCGCGAGCAACAGGTCCTTCAAGTCAAGCTCAAGCTGGCAATCGCGGAAACAAGAGTAGAGATCGAAGTTAGTGCTGAGGCGCCAGCCGTTCAGGGGACCCTTGGCATAGTCACGGTCATTGAAAAACCGGCGGACTGGCCGGCCGCCGGTCCGCGCGGACAGGCTGCGCCTATTCGGCAATAG